cccccataacagtgtcatctacagatcccccataatagtgtcatctacagatctcccataacagtgtcatctacagatcccccataacagtgtcatctacagatcccccataatagtgtcatctacagctcccccataatagtgtaatctacagatcccccataatagtgtcatctacagatcccccataacagtgtcatctacagatcccccataacagtgtcttctacagatcccccataacagtgtcatctacagatcccccataacagtgtcatctacagatcccccataacagtgtcatctacagatcccccataacactgttatatacagatcccccatatgtggctgatAATGTGGAGAGATCAGTGAGATGTGTGAGTGAAGGTGCAGTAgacccccctcaccccctcccaccTCCACCCCTCGGGCGCGGGCAGATGGATCGGTGCGATGATAATGCTGTAATGTGAGAGGTTAAGTGTGGAGATGTGCAGAACAAGATAAAATATTAATTCAATGCCAGAGATGATGAGTTTTGGGTATCAAAGGGACGTCCGAGGGGAGATGGCGGATAGACAGCTGCAACATTAGACAGGAGGAGAGGGATCACAGGGAGGAAACCGCAGTACGgcccatctgctcccccagcaGATACAATAAGGGACAAGCTTCACACGGCCAGAGGTAGAAGAGAACGCAACAACTAAACCTGACACAACAGAAAGGTGttacctacagcaaccaatcagattgcagctcTCATTTCTAATCTGTTCTGGAATCTGaataaagctggaatctgattggaccTCATTCCGGGCTGAAAAACGTGCGTCCGTAATATGGACACAAATTCTGAAAGCTATCCCACCTTTGTAGTGAACATTGGAGGTCCGGCCAAACGTTATGCCAACATATaccccaatgggggagatttatcaaacatgatgtaaagtgaaactggctcagttgcccctagcaaccaatcagattccacctttcattttccaaacagtctgtgaggaatgaaaggtggaatctgattggttgctaggggcaactgatccacattcactttacaccatgtttgataaatctccccctatgttcacatCAGATCCGGTGATTATAATGGACAGAACGCAGTCAAACTTTTAGAGTTTGTAAGCATTAAAAGTATTGTATCCTGTATACTGATGGTTAAGCTGTGTTATACAACAAGCATGGGGTAATCTTTAGATGTAAACTTagttttaaagggatagttcagaaaaaaaaaatgttttccttcaaatcaactggtgcaagagatttgtaatttacttatagtaaaaactctcaagtcttccagtacttattagctgctgcatgtcctgcaggaagtggtgtattctttacaggcagacacagcgctctctgctgccatctctctccatgttaggaactgtccagagcaatagcaaatccccatagaaaacctctcctgctctggacagtttctggcaAGGACAGTGGTGGGAGCAGCGAgtgctgtgtcagaatggaaacaattacacttcctgcaggacatacagcagctgataagtactggaaaagttccgatttttaaatagacgtaaattataaaatctctggcaccagttgatttgaaagattttttttttgctgaactaccccttcaaGGTGTAATCCAGGGGCATACCTATAGGGGCACAGTGCCCCATAAGCATCCCTACCGCATAAGaaaacaccagtattataaatggcacgtGGTAGACATAGGACTTTACCAGTTACAGattgtccaggattaggaaaGCATATCCGCTTTCTGCCACAAGCAGCGCCACCACCTGTTCACAGGTTGTGTTTGGAATTGCAGTTCAACCCCATTGAGGTTAACTGAACAATCACACAACCAGTGACTAAACGGTTTGCACTGCTAATTATTGCATCAAAGTATACAACAAAGCAAAGATGAGAAAGTGGTATTAGCAGAAAACTTAActtagatctaaaaaaaaaaaagaaaaaaaaatatatgatatatttctatttttcataAAACCTAACTCCAGCAGACTAGGTTTACTGGCTGCTTTCTGTAATACTTTTCTTCggtgtactgcccctttaagagtttgTTGTGCTATGGTCACATGATATACAAAAGAAAACCGACACTGCCGTGATCGAAACTGGATTCAGAGATGGTAAGAAATCCCAAGATGTTTACATTTACTATTAGACCACGGGGTTCACAGCCTgcaccaaaactacaactctcatcatgctttGACAGGAATggcatgatgagggttgtagttttgcaatacctAGAGAGCAGTAGGTTGGGAAATACTGATTTACAGCTTCCTTGTGTCTATAGTTCTAGCTTGTGTATCCTGTAATTATGTTATGTATCAGGTTTCAGGTCAtatgttaaagggacagtgcttttttttaacacttctgTTTCTGGAACGATTGATAACGCTCATAAATTTGCGCCTAACATATGCTACACCTAATTTCATATCTATGCACAATAAGACTAATATTtttgcgttaaaaaaaaaaaaaaaaaatagttttgttaCAAGTTAAGCTAAACTTATATATATTCTTTTCAATCACCTAAAGCTAAACATAAAACtccttgaaaatttttattaaaaaaggcaaaaaaagacataaaatacttttgacatgcaTTTTTattgcaatgtaaaaaaaaaaaaaaaaatcaatataaattaaaaaaaaaaaaaagttctaaactTTTTACCAAATCTTTTTGAATTTGTTTTTCTTAAATAGAACAGGTGGAATTATCTTCcgaaacagaaaacaaaaaaaacatagaaaaaaaattataactttaTTACAAAGGTTAAACTCAAAAAGAGTTCAAATATTCTCTTCTGTACAGACCATGATGGGTTTGTCGAGGACCCAAAATAAGAACATAAATATAACTTACAAAGAGCTCAAAGCCGCTTCTACTGACACACGTCAGCcttttataatatataaaaaaacagatatttacacatttatatatatatatataatatagaattAGGTCAAAGACAAGCAGAATTtgtcatataaaaaaacaaaaattatcaGACgactgccccccccatcccctcccccttctctgtatgAGAACTACAGAAGTTGTACAGTCCTTATAGCAGGTTATCCTTAATACTGAACGATCAATAAAACTTAAAGGGTCCATGCAGGTCTCAATGTTACACACAGGCCTGGTGCTGTAGAATTGATTCTGCTTTCTGCCCTACCACCTCTCGCTCCGACGGAAGGCCGGGCAGACCCCCTTCGCGCACACGTGTTCAACAGTTAGATCACGGCCGCCTATTTTTGATTTCTCCTCCAATCAGGAGTTTCAACCTGAAATCGCTTCATGTTCTCTCCTCCGTTACTCTCTTTCCTGGCTCTCGCTCCCGGCCAGTCCCGCTCGCTCAGAACGTCTGCAGTTGCTGCGTTAACATGAGCTGGCAGCCGCTGTTGACGTGATTCATCACTTTCTGTTTGAGCTGGGCGACCTGCTCCCGGAGCATGTTGGCCGTGGACGCCAGTTCTGAGTTCTGGGACTTTAAGTTTTTCACTTTGTCTTCCAAGCGGGCGATGCGTTccagcttcctcttcctgcacTTGGAGGCTGCGATCCTGTTCCTCATACGCTTCCGCTCGGCTTTTATCCTCTCCTGAGACTCCATatcgatgggggagagaggaggggtctcGCCGGGCATTTCGGGCACAGTTTGGGGCTCTTCTTTCAGAGCCTGCAGCCTCGGGTGCTGGACGGGCATGGGCGGGCTGGCGTGATGCTGGGAGGGGAAGCCCATGGCATTGCTGTTGaaggcaggggtggtgctgatGGTAGTTGGGTTGAAGTTGTTCAGGTTGGCATAGACAGGGGGCTCATtgtgcaaagggttattgtatccATTGTTACCGGCTATGGAGGAGACCGGCGTCAGTCCAGTGCTGGCAGGGGGctggggagcagaggggacaTTGGGCAAGTTATTCTGGTTATGAAGTTCTGCCAGCGCCCTGACAAAGCCCTCCGCAAAGCCCTCCTGCTCGTCCGTGACATTTTTCGGGCAGAGAAACTGGGTGGGAGTAGGGGTGGTAGTGATCATCCCATTGCTGGACTGGATGATGAGCCTCTCCAACTCCGGAGAAGCCAGCTTGAGAAGTCCGACATCCGGAGAGGTGAGGAGGTCCGCCGCCTTGCTCCTCAGGTGAGGTTTGATGGCGCTGGACGGGTCGGACAGGTTCAGGGTCATGCTCTGCTTCAGCACTTTAGGGTTGTATCCATAGCCAGCAGGCTCCGGCTGGCTGAAGGCAGCGCTCAGTGCATCGTCGTAGAAAGTAGGTTCCATCCTAGCAGTCATACACACTGTAACCGAGCCACTGGCGGAAAGGTGGGGGGCACCGGTCACTGGGGTCTACAAAGGCGTCCTGCAAAGAGCAAAGAAAACGGGGGATTAGTGGGATGTCCTGACACAACAGGATTTAGAAGAAGCCCAGCAGCATATCCCTCCCTATACCACTTCTCTATCACATACAGACTTTTACTTCCAAAATCCCTAGAACAACCCATACTAACTTCTAAAGCAGTCCCTGATCCCTTACACCGGTGTCCCCaaacttgtggctctccagctgttgcaaaactacaactcccagcatgccctgacagccgaaggctgtcagggcatgctgggagttgtagttttgcaacagctggagagccacaagtttGGGGACACTTCCCAATAGTGCATCACCACTACTTGTAGGGGTGTCCTATAACTTGCACCCCTCTAACAGTGGACATAACTAATTGACCCCTCCCCTTACAATGAACCCCAATAACAGGGGCTCTTTGGGTGCCCCTTACTATCACCCTTAAACTGTAGACCCCAGATACTAGGGCAGCTGTCCCACCTGTACCCAGCGCCCTGCATCCCTATTCCCAGTCCCAGGGACTCTCAGCAGAACTTCTCAAGACTTCTCAGAACTCCAGCTTGTCCCTCCTGAAGTTGTGTAAGTTGTCGCCCGTCGTCGGTGTGGTCCCTCCCGGCCCCCGTCCACCCTCCCTGAGCTGACAGGGCAGCCAGGTCCCCCTGTCTTACTTGTAGTCAGGCTGCCGCGGTCCGGGCTGCGCCGCTGACACTGCTGGGAGCTCTGCTCTCTACACTCTGAGTCCGGGCAGCGTGCAGCTAACTCTTATCTGCGGGCAGTCACCCACTAAAAATAGACATGATGTCACCCCCGCGGCCTGCCATTGGCTAAGAGCTTAGTGGGCGGGGCTAAGGGTGCAAATGAACCCTGGTCGCTATGGTGACCGACCTAGAAGATTCTAACTCTCGCGGAGGATGATGGGATGAGGTAATGCTGGTCACAGGCCGAGGTGCATTGTGGGCTGACGTCGTGTTGTTGGAGGTGTCGGTCTCCGGGACGCGGGGTTTGATGTGTGTTCCCGCCACCTGCCTGGAAGTGACTGCCCGCTCCGGACACCGGGGAGACCgggccgcagctgctgcagaaccttaccaGCTTACTACCTGCCTCTGTGACTGACAGCTCAAACTTCTGTGACTGACAGCTCGGCCGTCCTGAGGAGGGACTGTGGGCTCCGGAGTAGGCAGGGGGCAGGTGGATTGGTATTCTGGGACTGaagatgctgcagaacctcctgctGTGATTGGCAGCTTGTCTGCGCTGACTGACAACTCACAGCCTATCCTCAgcagaggttctgcagcagcttcgcCTGATAGTAGacggctgggacttgtagttcaacAGGTTATTGACCAGTTTTACCCATACAGACTATGAAGGTCTCTGCTGCACATTCCCTCCACCTGGATATAGGGGTACCTGATGCCCCCCCAGAATATAGGGGTACCTGATGCCCCCCCAGAATATAGGGGTACCTGATGCCCCCCCCAGAATATAGGGGTACCTGATGCCCCCCCGAATATAGGGGTACCTGATGCCCCCCCCGAATATAGGGGTACCTGATGCTCCCCAGAATATAGGGGTACGTGATGCCCCCCCCCAGAATATAGGGGTATCTGATGCCCCCCAGGATATAGGGATACCTGATGCCCCCCAGAATATAGGGGTACCTGATGCCCCCCAGAATATAGGGGTACCTGATGCCCCCCAGAATATAGGGGTACCTGATGCCCCCCAGAATATAGGGGTACCTGATGCCCCCCAAGATATAGGGGTCTCTAGTGTCCCCCCAGGTAATAGGGGTCTCTAGTGTCCCCCCAGGATATAGGGGTCTCTAGTGTCCCCCCAGGATATAGGGGTCTCTAGTGTCCCCCCAGGATATAGGGGTCTCTAGTGTCCCCCCAGGATATAGGGGTCTCTAGTGTCCCCCCAGGATATAGGGGTCTCTAGAGTCCCCCCAGGATATAGGGGTCTCTAGAGTCCCCCCAGGATATAGGGGTCTCTAGTGTCCCCCCAGGATATAGGGGTctctagtgtcccccccccaggatataggGGTCTCTACTGTCCCCCCAGGATATAGGGGTCTCTAGTGTCCCCCCAGGATATAGGGGTCTCTAGTGTCCCCCAGGATATAGGGGTCTCTAGTGTGTCCCCCCCAGGATATAGGGGTCTCTACTGTCCCCCCAGGATATAGGGGTCTCTACTGTCCCACCCAAAACAAAGGGGTCTTGCCTGTCCCCCCCAGGATATAGGGGTTTCGACTGTTCCCCCCAAAATATAGGGGTCTCTACTGTCCCCCCAGGATATAGGGGTCTCTACTGTTCCGCCCCACGATATAGGGGTCTCTTCTGTCCCCCCACAATATAGGGGTCTATCGTGCATCCCCCAGGATATTGGGATCTCTGCTGTTCCCCCAGGACATACAATGTCTCTAGTGCCACCAGGATAAAGGGGACTCTAATGCCCCTCAGGATATTGGGGTCTCTGCGGCCCCCTCACTGTATAGGGGTTTCTGCTGTGCTTCTGCCTTATAGTAGTAAATTGCTAATATGAATGAAGGTCAATGGAGATAATacagatggctgataacagggaacaatggCTGTGATGCAGTTCAGGCTTCATATGAGTTGGGGTCTGCTCGGTATATCTTGTTCTCTAGGAGATTATTTCTTGGCCCTGTTGGGGCGTCCTGGCTCCTCGTCCCATAGTTGTGGGCTCAGAGCAGTAAACATGGATGGGAGATTCAGGAGCTAGAGGAGGAGGCGTTGATCACTGATACCCGCTGTGGGTGGGTGGAGATACAGATGGAGTAAAATATGGCAGGGGGGTGGGCAGTGGCACCAAGCAGAGTTTGCCTGTGGCAAAAAAAGCATTttggatgggaggggggaggtgacagaggagcaggTTCTGGTCTCTGGTGTGGGATGAACCATACAGGGTTAATCAATTTTCAGCAGGGGGTGGACGGAGCAGTGCTGCTTTCTGGCAGGACACTAAAGGGTTAAGTGGGCGAGCGAGAGGAAACCCCTTGTGCGCTCTCCAGCCGGGCGTTCTGTACTTTGTGGAGAAACACAAGAGCTTCAAGAAGATTGAAAGAAGAAGGAGAATCCGCTGTAACACATTGTAGTAAGGAAGAAGCCCTGAGGTCGTAAAGATACAATGTAACGTTTCTATCGCTGCAAacatgctgtgacttgtagttcttCAGCAGCCAGCAACAACCTCCTCCAGCTTGTTTGTTACATTAATTTCCCGTAAGGATTTATTCATTACTTTATGCAATTACTTTATTACTTGAAACTATGACTCCCAACATGCTGAGCGGTAGTACCGCAGTCTTAGAAGATAAGCTTCTGCCGAACTTGCTGCAACTTGTAGTCCCACAAGAGATGTAACTGGCCCTTCTTAGTTAAGTCAGTGAAGACAGACTAAAGCCATCAATGTGTATTTGGTTGTTATGTTCCCAGGCTGCTGTACTCATATTGGCATGCTGTGACTTCTAGTCCCACTACAGCCTCAGATAGCCTCTTCTGGTCTATTCCTTATAAGAAAGACCTGGAATGACATTAAGGGTGTAAGTGTAGTTAACCCTATATGTAGCTTTGTGAGTTTTAATACATTTCTGCCCCTCTTATCTCGTTTGGTGCTGTGCGAGACGTGCGTTCCGTCTGTGTAGTGAGGAGTTAAGTCATGGGTGGGAGCTCTGGAGACTTGTTTAATATTACAGGGGTGTGGACTGCTGGCCTGTGACTGACAGCTATTGTGCCCAGTCCTGTGAGAAAGGCTCATAATGACCATATATTGTGTGCTGGGGTCAGGCCGGCCCCTCCCTTCTGGGGGCCCTTTCCAAGGCTTGTCAGGTCTCCTTAACCCATTACTGGACAGGCCAGAGGACCAGCAATAGCATGCATGCTAAACATAGGAGTGAAGTTTACATTAGGAAACCTCCCTTTAGGGTTTACTATAGGGTTCAACTCGCACTGCAGCAGTTGAATTACGTGGAGATATGAAGCCGCCTGGCAAatggttttttttaatgttaacaGGTGCAGAGATGTTCCTCTAATCCGGCATTTGGTAATCCAGACAGTCCCGCACTCAGATTATCAGATTTCTATACCCATTAGATAACACCTTATTAGCTGAAACCGTGCTCTGTGCCAGGTCTGGTTATAGGTTATCATTGAAGCCACACAGCAAAAAGGCACAAAAGGAGCACAATCCCAAATGTGACCTCATACGGTTATCATGGCCAGGCGAGAGAGCGCCATAAACCTTTATACCGTATATAGGCCATTATCACATAGAGGCGATGGACTTTGGATTCTTGCTGTGCAGACATTTATGGACTGGATTTGACATCATAAAGGGCCTCGTATTGATAGGTCATGCAGTGTCTTATACTGGGTGCCACAAGGTGGCGCCAGCTACATCTACCTAATGATAGGGAATATTGATCCCTATGAAAATTAATGGCAACACCAACAGTCATTTAAGTATCGGACTCTTCCAGTTTGTGGCAGCTGCTTGATCAGCAAATTCTTCCAAGTATCAATAACTCCAAATAGAGCTGGAAGTCTTTATCATTACATAATTACAGATGATTATCATGGATCGATTAGACCACGTGTTTTCTTCTATTTCTCCATATCCCTATAGGCCCCTGACCACTATGCAGTCCCTAAACACAGCAAGCTGCAATGTCCTGTATGATCTGACTTTCTATCATAGCGGgaagtttttcagcagtttgctctacagcagctcttctATGGGATTTGACCAAAGCGGCTAGCCTTCACCCCTGCACATCAATGAACCTTGGGCTCCCAGGTACCATCATTGGTTCAGGCTCCTTGGAAACTGTTGGTAGGTAATAACCACTATATACCGGGGACACCCCTCAAGATCGTCTGTTGTAGAGATGCTGTAATCCAGTTGTGTGGTGTGACCCTCTTCACAGTCGCTCAGATCCCtaaatttgttctttttttttttttttttgcttccttcTTGACTTCAAGAACTGAGCGGCCACTTGCTGCCTAACATAGTCCATCCCCCAACATTGTCGCCCGATAGTCAATGTTATTCCTGTTGCCATCAGTGgtgttaatgttatggctgatcagtgtatgttATAACACAGTTCTTTGATATACCTCACGGGGTGAAAGTTCCGGCACTGATTCTCTGTCCATTTCTATAGCCCAGTCAGAAAGGGAGCTGTGCCCAATATAGAAGTATCCACCTTGCATGTACATCTATTCTGTAATATACCAGACAAGAGGAGGGATGAGGTGGTCAGGGGTTGCCTTACGGCAGCTGATGGGTTATACATGGCTAGGATAAAACTCAACGTCAGAGTGGTCTGGAGCTGGTGTAACCCCACTTAATAAAATGTCACCAACCCACACCACTCCCATGTGGCATTTGGGTCACCCACCAGCTCTTTTACTGTAAGAATGGACAAGAGAGTAGCCAGCGAGCAGGAGGAAGGACCTGAGAGCAGCGGAAGGTGGGGgagtagtggaggaggaggacaagggTTGGAGTTTAGCTTCAAGAAGAAACAAACAAGTGATTCAGCTGTAGACTGTGTCCTGACCAGGGGCAGCTCCTTATCTGGGAAGCCTGACTCTGCACTTCCACAACTGGAGACTCAGCGGAGATTCAATGAagactttttattattttctgaagAACTTCAGCGGGGAATTAAGAAGAGCTTCAcccaaagtaaaaaagaaaagaaaaccccAGCGAAAATAAGTAATTGAGTCATCACTTTCTGTCAAGATGTAAACAGTTCTGTTCAGTTTTCATAGTTATATTTGTTATTGAGAAGGTTACATGTAGTATGACCACCATTACAGTCCCCATCTTTCCTAGAGTCCTGAGTGGATTCAGTATCTTCCTAGTAATATAGGAGAGGTTATCCTGAATAGAAAACCTACTAACTTCTTTCAAAGACAGCACCACacgccctcaggttgtgtgtgatattacaactgggctccattgatttcaatggaattgagctgcaataccacacccaactcaaggacaggggtggtgctctttGTGGAAGAAATCAAGTCCgtttttctaatccaggataagCCCCTTAGGCAAAAAAGGCTGGGGGCAATTATGGTATCCATTATAATTTAGCTGATTTTGACAaatgtgctttaaaggggttttttgatttattatttcttttcccctattcacagaATAGGGGTCAAGTATAAGattgcagggagggggggggttctgATCTTTGAGCCCTCCAGGgatttctaaaatggcggccCAACCGCTTCGTTCTGAATGGAGTACAGTACTCGGCACTCTCTGGTagctccataaagaatgaatggagcggacCCATGCAAAACAAAGCTGTCCTGGCACTATTCTGGAGATCCTCAGGGAgcccagaggtcggacccccccatGATCTCATACCTGTcatttatcctgtggataggggacaagtaatgtATTGAAGAACCTCTTTAATCCATTGGCATAACTAGAaaaggctgggccccatagcaaactgttCACCCCCACCGTGAGTATGAGAGTTTACTATGTTCATGTAAAACTTAGAAGACCGTTTTGTTTTGGTGAAATCATCAGACCCTTTAGTTATAAGATTAACATTCAGGGAAAAATATTAAATTTGATCTATTGAAGGATGTCTTGATCCTTGAAGGTACAGTGAAGGGGTTAGTGCTCCTAGTGGTCTCGGGTACTGAAGGCGTTAGTGTAAGGATTTTAGGTGAATTAGAGTAGTGCAGAGGCTAACGTCAGTATATCTGGTGGTCTTGGGAAGTGGAGAGGTTAATGTCGGTATAGTGCTAGTCTGGTGCTTTAAGGGAGTTCAGTGTTCCTGGTATTTTACAGCAGGGTTAATGATATATACTTGGGGGGGAAAGTGGTTATCTTTGTTgcctctatgatcatagagatgagtgcagggaggggatagagagaaaTGTGcaactgtgttttgttttttttgctctgGATTTGAAATCCTTGTCACTGAACCTtaagaggaggtggggggggggaatttatgaagacTTATATTAGGCTCCACCCCCTTTTCCGCACGCCTATTAGTGAATCCGGGCAgccgaacctgcgcccggcgtactaaatctacacatgcttccagcaggtgtagatttggatcatgatttacgcctgcgagcaggtgtaaaaCATGATGAGACGCCCCCCAAGCttccccagcccgcccatcgggcgagcgaggcatacggcaggcgtacgccagggagaaggggccccCTTAAAGATGACAATTTCTTGAAGTGTATTTTTTTGTAGCCACACATTAGATCAGGTCTGGTAAGCCATGCGATCAGTCCGGTGCCTTCTATCTCTGTGTCCATACAGTACCAAGCAACAGCCTGTTCCAGAGGCTTAGAGTCCAAGTTCAAAAGTAACTATTCTGGATCTCAGGTTTTTAGTGACTGGTTTTCTTCCAGTTTATAGAAGTGATGTTGAGCAGGAGGAtgtgcagtattaggctatgttcacactacgtaaaactacggccgtagttctcgccgcagaactacggccgtagttttgaggggtggaacttagccttattttcaatgggatcccggccggagcgtacacacatcgtatgcgctccggtcgggatcccatgcggcgccggaaaaaactgacatgtcagttttctgcgtccggaattcagtaaattccggccgcagaaagacctgtcagggtgtttacgtagtgtgaacatagccttatagataATACATGATATTTGAGTCTTGTAGGACTGGGGGGCAGGCGTTACGTCTCACTGCCAGcatatttctctttttttttctcagcaaACATCCGCTCAATGTCAGGCATGTGAAGCTGGGAATGTGACTTATAAGTAGTTACGGGAACTATTATATACTTGATGAAGTATGCACCAGCCACAAATGAGAGAAATAAGCCGACAGCATTAaatatatacagcacacaatGTTCCTCACAGTGGCGGCACACGCAGGAACACTGATAAATGAACCTGGACACTGACATAAGCACGAGGAGATTCTCGAAAAGCTACTGATTCATAACTACTATCAGGAGCATGGAGGATTACACAACGGCTTCCTATTACTCCCTGGATGGAAGGGATCCATATGATATACATCAATTATCTATAGCGATATTAGTTCCCATACCATATTGTGGCAGTTATTCTCATACACTGACCTACAAGGCCGAGACTCCCCAGACGTGTGATGTGTCCTATGCAGCCACCAGTGATCAAATGCATACGCATactcgagattcactcatctctagtcctatggTATCTGCACCAAGACATGAGCAGCAGGTCCTTTATCTCCTTGCAGACTTCATGGATTACAGTTGTAAACTACgtttgtgtctccatggttacagactacaaataaacctggtgtagtctga
The nucleotide sequence above comes from Dendropsophus ebraccatus isolate aDenEbr1 chromosome 8, aDenEbr1.pat, whole genome shotgun sequence. Encoded proteins:
- the JUN gene encoding transcription factor Jun; this encodes MTARMEPTFYDDALSAAFSQPEPAGYGYNPKVLKQSMTLNLSDPSSAIKPHLRSKAADLLTSPDVGLLKLASPELERLIIQSSNGMITTTPTPTQFLCPKNVTDEQEGFAEGFVRALAELHNQNNLPNVPSAPQPPASTGLTPVSSIAGNNGYNNPLHNEPPVYANLNNFNPTTISTTPAFNSNAMGFPSQHHASPPMPVQHPRLQALKEEPQTVPEMPGETPPLSPIDMESQERIKAERKRMRNRIAASKCRKRKLERIARLEDKVKNLKSQNSELASTANMLREQVAQLKQKVMNHVNSGCQLMLTQQLQTF